In the Mytilus galloprovincialis chromosome 10, xbMytGall1.hap1.1, whole genome shotgun sequence genome, one interval contains:
- the LOC143047234 gene encoding uncharacterized protein LOC143047234 isoform X1, producing the protein MSCNQVVLELAHDVVNNAPNKMATVIERLRVKGAPAPRNTPASPLLSRSSRAIPSTVIALDKSYEIVLKNSNKQLIEAGNTVAVRRQDFLSRLQHANQGITSMDSPYDSSEVGITEEKPSFVLCGKPVNGFTTKTIDKYLKDQRVGNYKTSAHEVTRVKLQNKESKTRSEPNRSAGLEKSVNFNESLTIQDTNSIKSNNGANNPPPTTPAPSVISLSKRGTNMSSFELTGKNFRSASSADWREIIGSSDQKRSRLDKQAKSADNPLKHYLRINNKERARNQFSDNSAKSFSLPNSFSTKGIRKFNNPYRLLKYSKRQMLLHQKETTDHDHLQRITHPPKSAPHYNGKSMDLPKSILRVPNPCSETFLLQMMLDSNTMSGRKHTSSKYSDIAVHKDLEEFIMIRSPSSQSKGMSNGPKSSKSGKSVLNGLDEESIWPGNDVQEEALENRTSAKTSRL; encoded by the coding sequence ATGAGTTGCAACCAAGTGGTATTGGAACTTGCCCACGATGTCGTCAACAACGCTCCTAATAAAATGGCGACTGTTATTGAAAGGTTGCGAGTCAAAGGAGCTCCAGCTCCAAGAAACACTCCAGCGTCGCCACTTTTATCAAGATCGAGCAGAGCAATACCCAGCACTGTTATTGCTTTAGACAAATCGTATGAAATAGTTTTGAAAAATTCTAACAAACAACTAATTGAGGCGGGAAATACAGTAGCAGTCAGACGACAGGATTTTCTAAGTCGCTTGCAGCATGCAAATCAAGGCATTACTTCAATGGATTCACCTTATGACTCAAGTGAGGTAGGCATAACAGAAGAAAAGCCCAGTTTTGTTCTATGTGGAAAACCCGTAAATGGTTTCACTACTAAAacaattgataaatatttaaaagacCAGAGAGTTGGCAACTACAAAACGTCTGCCCATGAAGTTACACGAGTAAAGTTACAAAATAAAGAATCCAAAACCAGAAGTGAACCTAACAGGTCTGCTGGTCTTGAGAAATCTGTAAATTTTAATGAATCACTGACAATACAAGATACTAATAGTATCAAGTCAAATAATGGTGCAAACAACCCCCCACCAACGACACCAGCGCCCTCTGTTATATCTTTATCGAAGCGAGGCACAAATATGTCGTCATTTGAATTGACAGGGAAAAATTTCAGATCAGCATCTTCAGCTGATTGGAGAGAAATAATTGGTTCTTCGGATCAGAAACGCTCCAGATTAGACAAGCAGGCGAAATCAGCTGACAATCCTTTAAAACATTATCTACGAATAAACAATAAGGAAAGAGCTCGAAACCAATTTTCAGATAACTCTGCCAAAAGTTTCAGCTTGCCTAATTCATTTTCTACCAAGGGAATCAGAAAGTTCAATAATCCATATAGACTTCTCAAATATTCAAAACGGCAAATGCTCCTGCATCAAAAAGAAACCACGGATCATGACCACCTACAGAGAATAACACATCCGCCGAAATCTGCACCTCATTACAATGGGAAAAGCATGGATCTACCAAAATCCATATTGCGCGTGCCCAATCCTTGTTCGGAAACCTTTTTGCTGCAAATGATGCTAGATTCAAATACCATGTCTGGAAGAAAACACACAAGTTCTAAATATTCAGATATTGCCGTACACAAGGATTTGGAAGAATTTATAATGATACGTTCACCGTCTTCGCAGAGTAAAGGCATGTCCAATGGGCCTAAATCATCCAAAAGTGGTAAAAGTGTTTTGAATGGATTAGATGAAGAGTCCATTTGGCCAGGAAACGATGTCCAAGAGGAAGCATTAGAAAACCGAACGTCTGCAAAAACTTCCagactttga